A region of Haloplanus sp. XH21 DNA encodes the following proteins:
- the glyA gene encoding serine hydroxymethyltransferase: protein MTTSHSHLQETDPAVAEAIAGEERRQENNLEMIASENHVSEAVLEAQGSVMTNKYAEGYPGERYYGGCEHMDTVENLAIDRAKQLYGAEHVNVQPHSGTQANMGVYFSVLEPGDRILSLDLNHGGHLSHGHHVNFSGQLYDVEQYGVDPDTGYIDYDAVAAQAVEFDPDMIVSGSSAYPREFDFERLSEIADEVGAYHLADIAHVTGLVAAGVHVNPVGDADFVTGSTHKTIRAGRGGMIMTTDEHAEAVDKAIFPGGQGGPLMHNIAGKAVGFGEALEPEFVDYAEQVVANAKTLADVFTDAGMAPVSGGTDKHLLLLDLRESHPDLTGEEAEDALDDVGITVNKNTVPGETRSPFVTSGIRVGTPALTTRGFDDDDMATVGELIVERLNNPDDPDVAASVQDEVDHLCAKNPVYE, encoded by the coding sequence GTGACAACGAGCCATTCGCACCTGCAGGAGACCGATCCAGCGGTCGCCGAGGCTATCGCGGGCGAGGAGCGCCGACAGGAGAACAACCTGGAGATGATCGCGTCGGAGAATCACGTCTCCGAGGCGGTACTGGAGGCCCAGGGCAGCGTCATGACGAACAAGTACGCCGAGGGGTATCCGGGCGAGCGCTACTACGGCGGCTGTGAGCATATGGACACCGTCGAGAACCTCGCCATCGACCGGGCGAAACAGCTCTACGGCGCCGAACACGTCAACGTCCAGCCCCACAGCGGGACGCAGGCCAACATGGGCGTCTACTTCTCCGTCCTGGAGCCGGGCGACCGCATCCTCTCGCTCGACCTGAACCACGGCGGCCACCTGAGCCACGGCCACCACGTCAACTTCTCCGGCCAGCTCTACGACGTCGAGCAGTACGGCGTCGACCCCGACACGGGCTACATCGACTACGACGCCGTCGCCGCCCAGGCCGTCGAGTTCGACCCCGACATGATCGTCAGCGGGTCCTCGGCGTACCCCCGCGAGTTCGACTTCGAGCGTCTCTCGGAGATCGCCGACGAGGTGGGCGCCTACCACCTCGCGGACATCGCCCACGTCACCGGCCTGGTCGCCGCGGGCGTCCACGTCAACCCGGTCGGCGACGCCGACTTCGTGACGGGGAGTACGCACAAGACCATCCGCGCCGGGCGCGGCGGCATGATCATGACGACCGACGAGCACGCCGAAGCGGTGGATAAGGCCATCTTCCCCGGCGGCCAGGGCGGTCCCCTGATGCACAACATCGCGGGGAAAGCGGTGGGCTTCGGCGAGGCGCTCGAACCCGAGTTCGTCGACTACGCCGAGCAGGTGGTCGCGAACGCCAAGACGCTCGCCGACGTGTTCACCGACGCGGGCATGGCGCCCGTCTCCGGCGGCACCGACAAACACCTCCTCCTGCTCGACCTGCGCGAGTCCCATCCGGACCTCACGGGCGAGGAAGCCGAGGACGCCCTCGACGATGTGGGCATCACCGTCAACAAGAACACGGTGCCCGGCGAGACGCGCTCGCCGTTCGTCACCAGTGGCATCCGCGTCGGCACGCCGGCGCTCACCACGCGCGGCTTCGATGACGACGACATGGCGACGGTCGGCGAACTCATCGTCGAGCGCCTGAACAACCCCGACGACCCCGACGTGGCAGCGTCAGTGCAGGACGAAGTCGACCACCTCTGTGCGAAGAACCCGGTCTACGAGTAA
- the gcvPB gene encoding aminomethyl-transferring glycine dehydrogenase subunit GcvPB gives MSQEQREASEESAESAPHEQARWYAGGKYEPLLIEKDSTSVDVESSLPDDLTRDELELPALAEPEVARHYTRLSQMNYGIDSGPIPLGSCTMKYNPKFTEDVAAHRGNRIHPLRSDDDKQGILGLLYELQETLAAIGGMDAVTLQPPAGAAGEFTGIQVAKAYHEANDEGERNEVIVPESAHGTNFASAAMAGYDVVELPSNDEGRVEVEALRAAVGDETALLMLTNPNTLGLFERSIEDIAEIVHGAGGLLYYDGANLNSLLGKARPGDMGFDIMHFNLHKTFATPHGGGGPGQGPIGVGADLAPFLPTPQVREVDGDYETYEPARSIGRVHEFMGNWLVLVKAYAYILRHGDEGLERISERAVLNANYLASQIDYEVPYGPFHHEFVASADADAADVAKGMLDHGVHPPTTKWPEIVDEALMTEPTETESKARLDDLAAAFNAVAEMDPEELAETPAQTTARRIDQAAAARTPRLSWHALDE, from the coding sequence ATGAGCCAAGAGCAGCGGGAGGCCAGCGAGGAATCGGCCGAGAGCGCCCCGCACGAACAGGCACGGTGGTACGCCGGCGGCAAGTACGAACCGCTGCTGATCGAGAAGGATTCGACGAGCGTCGACGTGGAGTCGTCGCTGCCGGACGACCTGACGCGCGACGAACTCGAACTACCCGCGCTGGCGGAACCGGAGGTGGCGCGCCACTACACCCGCCTCTCGCAGATGAACTACGGCATCGACTCCGGTCCCATCCCGCTGGGGTCGTGCACGATGAAGTACAACCCGAAGTTCACGGAGGACGTGGCGGCCCACCGCGGCAACCGGATCCATCCGCTCCGGAGCGACGACGACAAACAGGGCATCCTCGGCCTGTTGTACGAGCTACAGGAGACGCTGGCAGCCATCGGCGGGATGGACGCGGTGACGCTCCAACCGCCCGCCGGCGCCGCCGGCGAGTTCACCGGCATCCAGGTGGCGAAGGCGTATCACGAGGCAAACGACGAGGGAGAGCGAAACGAGGTCATCGTCCCGGAATCGGCCCACGGGACCAACTTCGCGAGCGCCGCGATGGCGGGCTACGACGTGGTCGAACTGCCGTCGAACGACGAGGGCCGGGTGGAAGTCGAGGCGCTGCGGGCGGCCGTGGGCGACGAGACGGCGCTGCTGATGCTCACCAACCCCAACACTCTGGGCCTGTTCGAGCGGTCGATCGAGGACATCGCCGAAATCGTCCACGGCGCCGGCGGCCTGCTCTACTACGACGGCGCGAACCTCAACTCCCTGCTCGGCAAGGCCCGGCCGGGCGATATGGGATTCGACATCATGCATTTCAACCTGCACAAGACGTTCGCGACGCCCCACGGGGGTGGCGGGCCGGGACAGGGTCCCATCGGCGTCGGCGCTGACCTCGCACCCTTCCTGCCGACGCCGCAGGTCCGCGAAGTCGACGGCGACTACGAGACGTACGAACCCGCACGCAGCATCGGCCGCGTCCACGAGTTCATGGGCAACTGGCTGGTGCTGGTGAAAGCCTACGCTTACATCCTGCGCCACGGCGACGAGGGGCTGGAGCGCATCAGCGAGCGAGCGGTGTTGAACGCCAACTATCTCGCCTCACAGATCGACTACGAGGTGCCGTACGGCCCCTTCCACCACGAGTTCGTCGCGAGCGCGGACGCGGATGCGGCCGACGTAGCGAAGGGGATGCTCGATCACGGCGTCCATCCGCCGACGACGAAGTGGCCCGAAATCGTCGACGAGGCGCTGATGACGGAGCCGACGGAGACGGAGTCGAAGGCGCGACTCGACGACCTCGCGGCGGCGTTCAACGCCGTCGCCGAGATGGATCCCGAGGAACTGGCCGAGACGCCGGCCCAGACGACCGCGCGACGCATCGATCAGGCGGCGGCGGCCCGCACCCCCCGCCTCTCCTGGCACGCGCTCGACGAGTAG
- the gcvPA gene encoding aminomethyl-transferring glycine dehydrogenase subunit GcvPA produces the protein MPYATHTGAERSAMLDAVGVTDPDELFDIPESVRFDGDYGIESHSERAARAAVEGILDGSPDLTEFLGGGHYDHYVPSVVDHLSSRSEFLTSYTQYQPEITQGFLQALFEFQSLVRELTGLDVANCSMYDRSTALGEAALLADRVRATDGDTVLVPESLPERVRSVLDNYTDGPDIGVDTYPTTGGTADVDGLAERIGDDTLFVYAATPNARGLLEPDLDAIGDLADDNDALFCVGSDAVALALLEPPAAVGADVVVGDASVLGLPTTYGMGLGLFACREEFLRQVPGRLVGAGEDGAGNRAYTLTLQTREQHIRRERATSNICTNQAWLALRAAIHAAWLGPQGLVDLAEECVTGIREACERIGELDGFTAPVYDGHHFREALVDCDAPAADVVDHCRHAGLALRTVADAGENRLAVCVTDTNRDQVDDLVDALAGYGGSV, from the coding sequence ATGCCGTACGCGACTCACACCGGCGCGGAACGGTCGGCGATGCTCGACGCCGTCGGGGTAACGGATCCCGACGAACTGTTCGACATTCCCGAATCGGTCCGATTCGACGGCGACTACGGGATCGAGTCCCACTCGGAACGGGCAGCGCGGGCGGCGGTCGAGGGCATCCTCGACGGCTCGCCCGACCTGACCGAGTTCCTCGGCGGCGGCCACTACGACCACTACGTCCCCTCGGTGGTCGATCATCTCTCCTCGCGCTCGGAGTTTCTCACGAGTTACACGCAGTACCAACCGGAGATCACGCAGGGCTTCCTCCAGGCACTGTTCGAGTTCCAGTCGCTCGTTCGCGAGTTGACGGGGCTGGACGTCGCCAACTGCTCGATGTACGACCGGTCGACCGCGCTGGGCGAGGCGGCACTGCTCGCCGACCGAGTGCGGGCGACCGACGGCGATACGGTGCTGGTGCCCGAGAGCCTGCCCGAGCGCGTGCGGTCGGTGCTCGACAACTACACCGACGGTCCGGACATCGGCGTCGACACCTACCCGACGACGGGTGGCACGGCGGACGTGGACGGCCTCGCGGAACGCATCGGCGACGACACGCTGTTCGTCTACGCCGCGACGCCGAACGCGCGGGGTCTCCTCGAACCCGACCTCGACGCCATCGGCGACCTGGCCGACGACAACGACGCCCTGTTCTGTGTCGGCTCGGACGCCGTCGCGCTGGCGCTGCTCGAACCGCCTGCCGCCGTCGGTGCCGACGTGGTGGTCGGCGACGCAAGCGTGCTCGGCCTGCCGACGACGTACGGCATGGGCCTGGGCCTGTTCGCGTGTCGCGAGGAGTTCCTGCGACAGGTGCCGGGACGTCTCGTCGGCGCGGGCGAAGACGGCGCGGGCAACCGGGCGTACACCCTGACACTGCAGACGCGCGAGCAACACATTCGCCGGGAGCGAGCGACGTCGAACATCTGCACGAATCAGGCGTGGCTGGCGCTTCGGGCAGCCATCCACGCGGCGTGGCTCGGCCCGCAGGGCCTGGTCGACCTGGCCGAGGAGTGCGTGACGGGCATCAGGGAGGCCTGCGAACGCATCGGCGAACTCGACGGCTTCACCGCGCCCGTCTACGACGGCCACCACTTCCGCGAGGCGCTCGTGGACTGTGACGCGCCGGCGGCGGACGTGGTGGATCACTGCCGACACGCCGGCCTCGCCCTCCGGACCGTCGCGGACGCGGGCGAGAACCGCCTGGCCGTCTGCGTGACCGACACCAACCGCGACCAGGTGGACGACCTGGTCGACGCGCTCGCGGGCTACGGAGGTAGCGTATGA
- the ilvA gene encoding threonine ammonia-lyase gives MTVTLADIEAARERFDDPDIVRQTPIETNRSLSKMSGGDVHLKMEHLQRTGSFKTRGAYNKLKQEAEAGSDKHVVAASAGNHAQGVALAATTVGLESTIVMPENAPQAKVDATRSYGASVELHGSTFGEAMSYAQAKAEEPGMLFVHAYDDPDIVAGQGTLGLEIHEQVPDVDTVIVPIGGGGLIGGISTALKSLDDSIRVIGVQAEMASTVPDSLQKGIPVDEESPKTIADGIATGSISSLTLGLIEDHVDEVVTVSDDQIARSILVVLERAKQLVEGAGAASIAALLSDAVDVEDETVVPLLCGGNIDMSMLQTVLTHALTDRSQLLRLRIRIRDEPGEMGRISGIIGDEGANIRTVRHDRAVGDLHVGDAYLVFQVVTSGEGHAKNVIEAIEDVGYEVERVN, from the coding sequence ATGACAGTTACCCTCGCGGATATCGAGGCGGCGCGCGAACGGTTCGACGACCCGGACATCGTCCGGCAGACGCCCATCGAGACGAACCGGTCGCTCAGCAAGATGTCGGGCGGCGACGTCCACCTGAAGATGGAGCATCTCCAGCGGACGGGGTCGTTCAAGACGCGAGGGGCGTACAACAAGCTGAAACAGGAGGCCGAGGCGGGCAGCGACAAACACGTCGTCGCCGCGAGCGCGGGCAACCACGCCCAGGGCGTCGCGCTGGCGGCGACGACGGTCGGACTGGAGTCGACCATCGTCATGCCGGAGAACGCGCCGCAGGCGAAAGTCGACGCGACGCGGAGCTACGGCGCGTCGGTCGAACTCCACGGGTCGACGTTCGGCGAGGCGATGTCGTACGCCCAGGCGAAAGCCGAGGAGCCCGGGATGCTGTTCGTCCACGCGTACGACGACCCCGACATCGTGGCGGGTCAGGGGACGCTCGGCCTGGAGATCCACGAACAGGTGCCGGACGTCGACACCGTCATCGTCCCCATCGGCGGCGGGGGACTGATCGGCGGCATCAGCACGGCACTGAAATCACTCGACGACTCCATCCGCGTCATCGGCGTCCAGGCCGAGATGGCGTCGACCGTGCCGGACAGCCTCCAGAAGGGCATCCCGGTCGACGAGGAGTCGCCGAAGACCATCGCCGACGGCATCGCCACGGGGAGCATCTCGTCGCTGACGCTGGGGCTGATCGAGGACCACGTCGACGAAGTGGTGACGGTGAGCGACGACCAGATCGCGCGGAGCATCCTCGTGGTGCTGGAACGCGCGAAGCAACTGGTCGAGGGGGCGGGCGCGGCCTCCATCGCCGCCCTGCTTAGCGACGCGGTCGACGTCGAGGACGAGACCGTCGTCCCGCTGCTCTGCGGCGGGAACATCGACATGTCGATGCTCCAGACGGTGTTGACCCACGCCCTGACCGACCGGAGCCAGCTGCTCCGCCTGCGCATCCGCATCCGTGACGAACCGGGCGAGATGGGCCGGATTTCGGGCATCATCGGCGACGAGGGCGCGAACATCCGGACGGTGCGCCACGACCGAGCCGTCGGCGACCTCCACGTCGGCGACGCGTACCTGGTCTTCCAGGTGGTCACGAGCGGCGAGGGCCACGCGAAAAACGTCATCGAGGCCATCGAAGACGTGGGCTACGAGGTCGAGCGCGTCAACTGA
- a CDS encoding dihydrolipoamide acetyltransferase family protein: MTVETVVLPDLGEGVVEAELLQWLVDPGDDVTEDQPLAEVETDKAVIEVPAPMAGTVQERHAEAGNMVPVGTPLVALDVGDEGDEADGTSDEPEETPATEAAERPIEGGEPSGSASVATAAERSRAFAPPRTRRLARELGVDPSRVAGTGERDRVTDADVRRASEKSPQDRRPTPRALSATATPVLRERDERAEPTHRESATTVDRASAAAADVTGNGAPTTEEETVSGGAETAEPESEVPETAQESGIAPGDRLPVEDVPAAGGRSGASASASAFAVPHTTHADEVDVTTLVDVRADLEPYAEVEGIDLTELPFVLRAVTLALREFPRLNASIDESQGEIVCHDTYDLGVATATDAGLSLPVIDAVDGRGLLDLASETATKLSRAREGHVADEESPDCTFTVTDIGAVAGTYATPPVVRPTVATLALGRIESRPRVVDGEVVARQTLPLSLSVDPRVVDGAVAARFLDRVARLLATPTRLL, translated from the coding sequence ATGACCGTCGAAACCGTCGTCCTGCCGGACTTAGGCGAGGGCGTCGTCGAGGCGGAACTGCTCCAGTGGCTGGTCGACCCGGGCGACGACGTGACCGAAGACCAGCCACTCGCCGAGGTCGAGACCGACAAGGCCGTGATCGAAGTCCCGGCACCGATGGCGGGGACGGTCCAAGAGCGCCACGCCGAAGCCGGCAACATGGTGCCCGTCGGGACGCCGCTCGTCGCGCTCGACGTGGGGGATGAGGGCGACGAGGCAGACGGAACTAGCGACGAACCGGAGGAGACACCGGCGACCGAGGCGGCCGAACGACCGATCGAGGGCGGCGAACCGAGCGGCAGTGCGTCGGTCGCGACGGCGGCCGAACGCTCCCGCGCGTTCGCCCCGCCGCGAACCCGCCGCCTGGCGCGCGAACTCGGCGTCGACCCCAGTCGCGTGGCGGGCACCGGCGAACGGGACCGCGTCACCGACGCGGACGTACGACGGGCGAGCGAGAAGTCGCCGCAGGATCGCCGGCCGACGCCGCGGGCGCTCTCGGCGACGGCGACGCCCGTTCTGCGAGAACGGGACGAGCGCGCGGAGCCGACCCATCGGGAGTCGGCGACGACCGTCGACCGCGCGTCGGCGGCCGCCGCCGACGTGACCGGGAACGGCGCACCGACGACAGAGGAGGAGACGGTGAGCGGAGGGGCGGAGACGGCAGAACCCGAGAGTGAAGTGCCGGAGACGGCACAGGAGAGCGGGATCGCGCCCGGCGATCGGCTCCCCGTCGAAGACGTACCGGCCGCCGGCGGTCGGTCGGGTGCGTCTGCGTCCGCATCCGCGTTCGCAGTGCCGCACACCACCCACGCGGACGAGGTGGACGTGACCACGCTGGTGGATGTCAGAGCGGACCTCGAACCGTACGCCGAGGTCGAGGGGATCGACCTCACCGAACTCCCCTTCGTGCTGCGCGCGGTGACGCTGGCGCTACGGGAGTTCCCGCGACTCAACGCCTCGATAGACGAGTCTCAGGGGGAGATCGTCTGTCACGACACGTACGACCTCGGCGTGGCGACGGCGACGGATGCGGGGCTGTCGCTACCGGTCATCGACGCCGTCGACGGACGGGGATTGCTGGATCTCGCGTCGGAGACGGCGACGAAACTGTCGCGGGCCCGCGAGGGGCACGTCGCCGACGAGGAGTCGCCGGACTGCACATTCACCGTCACGGACATCGGCGCCGTGGCCGGAACGTACGCCACGCCACCCGTCGTCCGTCCGACGGTAGCGACGCTCGCGCTGGGGCGAATCGAGTCCCGTCCGCGTGTCGTCGACGGTGAGGTGGTCGCCCGCCAGACGCTCCCGCTGTCGCTGTCGGTGGATCCGCGCGTCGTCGACGGCGCCGTCGCCGCGCGGTTTCTCGACCGGGTGGCGAGACTGCTCGCGACGCCCACCCGCCTCCTGTAG
- the lipA gene encoding lipoyl synthase, with protein sequence MARRRKPDWLKIQPPSGQRFAEIKETLRDRDLHTVCEEANCPNMGECWSGRNGPGTATFMLMGDRCSRGCNFCDVETGGMDALDPEEPAKVADAVAEIGLDYVVLTSVDRDDLPDQGAGHFARTIEAIKARDPGILVEVLIPDFQGDPALVDRIVDAGPDVLAHNVETVERLQWPVRDRRAGYEQSLSVLERASDTADVYTKTSLMLGVGEYDHERYRTLSDCREAGVDVVTLGQYLQPSRSHLDVYEYVHPDAFETWRRVAEEELGFLYCASGPMVRSSYRAGELFVDAVLREGRSVDEARREAHAAT encoded by the coding sequence ATGGCACGCAGGCGCAAGCCCGACTGGCTGAAGATCCAGCCACCGTCGGGCCAGCGGTTCGCGGAGATCAAGGAGACGCTCCGGGACCGCGACCTCCACACCGTGTGCGAGGAGGCGAACTGTCCCAACATGGGCGAGTGCTGGAGCGGCCGCAACGGCCCCGGGACGGCCACGTTCATGCTGATGGGCGACCGCTGTTCCCGCGGCTGTAACTTCTGTGACGTGGAGACGGGCGGGATGGACGCACTCGACCCCGAGGAGCCGGCGAAGGTGGCCGACGCCGTCGCGGAAATCGGCCTGGACTACGTCGTCCTGACGAGCGTCGACCGCGACGACCTGCCCGACCAGGGCGCGGGCCACTTCGCCCGGACCATCGAGGCGATCAAAGCACGGGATCCGGGGATTCTGGTGGAGGTGCTCATCCCCGACTTCCAGGGCGATCCGGCGCTCGTCGACCGCATCGTCGACGCCGGTCCCGACGTCCTCGCGCACAACGTCGAGACCGTCGAGCGCCTGCAGTGGCCGGTGCGTGACCGCCGGGCCGGCTACGAGCAGTCGCTCTCGGTGCTCGAACGCGCCAGCGACACGGCGGACGTGTACACCAAAACGAGCCTCATGCTCGGGGTGGGCGAGTACGACCACGAACGCTACCGGACGCTGTCGGACTGCCGCGAGGCCGGCGTCGACGTGGTGACGCTCGGCCAGTATCTCCAGCCCTCACGTTCACATCTCGACGTGTACGAATACGTCCATCCCGACGCCTTCGAGACGTGGCGCCGGGTCGCGGAGGAGGAACTCGGCTTCCTCTACTGTGCCAGCGGGCCGATGGTCCGGTCGTCGTACCGGGCGGGCGAACTGTTCGTCGACGCGGTGCTCCGGGAGGGCCGGAGCGTCGACGAGGCGCGCCGCGAGGCACACGCCGCGACGTGA
- a CDS encoding MATE family efflux transporter: MADRRADIVDGSIPRTLVGLALPLVAQNVVRVAQQVIDTFWLGRLGETAVAAVGLTIPVMGVLFALLVTPFVGTQILVSQRVGADDGDGATRTVVHGLALALVLGAALGVGVFLVARPIVTLVGAGPDVAPAAALYLGVVALGLPLAAASDALEAGFVGQGDSRASLWINVATVAVNVVLDPILIFGVGPITAMGVRGAALATVAGYAAGLLLALALALGPRMTLARRHLSLSVDDFRALLSVGAPITGRQVVSQSVRVLLVGIVAITGGAAGLAAYTVGARVASVAVLPSQGLGQAAQSMVGQNVGAGRPDRAGRTTRVGVAIAVAALAALGAVQWVVPGPVARIFVPDLSGDGFALTVDYLRILAYGYPAIGAVDLLLAGFNGASRTRTSFIADLVKYWGVRLPVAALALPATAAVAIFGVTLAPGFDLGMPAVFWAVTGSNVAAAVGVAAYYARAVRGGLFADAAVDDSASGGTDPSD, encoded by the coding sequence ATGGCCGACAGGCGGGCGGACATCGTCGACGGATCGATCCCCCGGACGCTGGTCGGTCTCGCCCTGCCCCTCGTCGCCCAGAACGTCGTCCGCGTCGCCCAGCAGGTGATCGACACCTTCTGGCTGGGGCGTCTCGGCGAGACGGCCGTCGCCGCCGTCGGCCTCACGATACCCGTCATGGGCGTCCTCTTTGCCCTGCTGGTGACGCCCTTCGTCGGCACGCAGATCCTCGTCTCCCAGCGCGTCGGCGCCGACGACGGCGACGGCGCCACCCGGACGGTCGTCCATGGGCTCGCCCTCGCGCTCGTGCTCGGTGCGGCCCTCGGTGTCGGCGTCTTCCTCGTTGCCCGTCCCATCGTCACCCTCGTCGGTGCCGGCCCCGACGTGGCGCCCGCCGCGGCGCTCTATCTCGGGGTCGTCGCGCTCGGTCTCCCGCTCGCGGCAGCCAGCGACGCGCTCGAAGCCGGCTTCGTCGGGCAGGGGGACTCGCGGGCCTCGCTCTGGATCAACGTCGCCACCGTCGCCGTCAACGTCGTCCTCGACCCGATTCTCATCTTCGGTGTCGGACCGATCACCGCGATGGGGGTTCGCGGTGCGGCGCTGGCGACGGTCGCCGGCTACGCCGCCGGCCTCCTGCTGGCTCTCGCGCTCGCGCTCGGCCCGCGCATGACCCTCGCGCGCCGACACCTCTCGCTCTCGGTCGACGACTTCCGCGCCCTGCTCTCGGTCGGCGCGCCGATCACGGGCCGACAGGTGGTGAGCCAAAGCGTCCGCGTCCTGCTGGTCGGTATCGTCGCCATCACCGGCGGGGCGGCGGGCCTCGCCGCCTACACCGTCGGCGCGCGGGTGGCGAGCGTAGCCGTACTGCCCTCCCAGGGGCTCGGGCAGGCCGCCCAGAGCATGGTCGGCCAGAACGTCGGCGCCGGCCGACCGGACCGCGCCGGGCGGACCACCCGCGTCGGCGTCGCCATCGCCGTCGCGGCGCTCGCCGCCCTCGGCGCCGTCCAGTGGGTCGTTCCCGGTCCCGTCGCCCGGATCTTCGTGCCAGACCTCTCCGGCGACGGCTTCGCGCTCACCGTCGACTACCTCCGCATCCTGGCCTACGGCTACCCCGCCATCGGTGCGGTCGACCTCCTGCTCGCGGGGTTCAACGGCGCGAGTCGGACCCGGACGAGTTTCATCGCCGACCTGGTGAAATACTGGGGGGTGCGCCTCCCGGTCGCCGCCCTCGCGCTGCCCGCGACGGCCGCAGTGGCCATCTTCGGTGTCACCCTCGCACCCGGCTTCGACCTGGGGATGCCCGCCGTCTTCTGGGCGGTCACGGGATCGAACGTTGCCGCCGCCGTCGGCGTCGCTGCCTACTACGCCCGCGCCGTTCGGGGCGGCCTGTTCGCCGACGCGGCGGTCGACGACTCGGCAAGCGGCGGCACCGACCCGTCCGACTGA